GCAGAAGAATTAAAAAGTTTAGACAGCAAAGTTATTATTTTAACAACTTTTGCTCGAACGGGCTATTTTCAACGGGCTCTAAAGGCAGGAGTGAGTGGTTATTTATTAAAGGATAGTCCAAGTGAGGAGCTAGCTAGCTCAATTCGCAGTGTGATGGCCGGTAAACGGATTTATGCACCTGAACTGATGGATGATGTGTACAGTGATGAAAACCCGTTAACGGATCGCGAAAAAGAAGTGTTAGAACTCGTTGCCGATGGGAAAAACACAAAGGAAATCGCTGAAGAGTTGCGCATAAAAACAGGGACGGTTCGCAATTATATTTCAACTATTTTAGATAAACTAGAAGTAACTAATCGTATAGAAGCCATTAAGCAATTTAAAGAAAAAGGCTGGTTTCGCTAAGAGATAGGTGAGGATGTATACCTATCTCTTTTTAATGTTCGGATAAATGGAATCTGATTTTAAGCGGTGACTTTTTTAAGGAACTATTTGAAAAATCAGATGTCATTCCAATTATATTTGTCCCTTTTAGTGTGGTAAATCAATTTCATAATACCTTCATGTAGCCTTATCTCATCAACCAATGGTTTGAAGTGATAGGGTTGTTTAATGTAATGATGAAATGGACTAAGGTAAAGCCATTTCACAGAAAAGGTATTCATTTTTTGTTCTTTGCTTGATTTATGGGTTTTTCAACAAGCTTGGAAAAAAGCAATTCTATTCTTTTTCTAGTGGGTAGGAATCAGTAGATTACCCCCCTTTTTCTGAAAAACTGGTGGATAAGGCAAGCGACTGTAAAAGACTGTTCTTCAAGAATGAAATGTCCACCGCAAAGCAGGTTGATTTCTACATTGCACAGCTCCTTCTGAAAGGCATATGCGCCAGCTAAAGTGAAAATAAAATCATTTATTCCCCAAACGATGAGCGTATGTGGTTGGTACTGCCGAAGATACTGCTGCCAATGAGGATATTGTTCGATATTTTTTCGGTAATCATAGGCGTATTCTAATTGAACTTGGTCATTTCCAGGTCGATTTAGAAAAAATTGATCCATTGAATAGGAATCAGGACTGATGTGGTTAGGGTAACGGGCTCCTTCTAAGTATTGCCTTATGGTGAAATTAAATGTTAAGAAATACCCGAGTGCTTCTTCTGTTTGTGGGTTACGGTCCTTCCATAAGGATTTAAACACGTCGAAGGGAGGTCCTAAGCCTACTTCATGAGCCACCGCGTTTTGAATGACGAGCCCGAGGATTTTTTGAGGGCTTCTGACCGCAATCCGAAAACCAATCGGACCTCCATAATCTTGAACATAGAGGAAAAATTGTGTGATGCCAAGCTCGCTGACTAATTGTTCGATAATAAGGGATGTAGCGTGAAAAGAATAGGTATAGGTTTTAGGTGAGGGCATAGCACTATTGCCATATCCGGGATAATCAGGTGCAATAACATGGAATTGTTTAGAAAGAAGGGGAATTAAGTTTCTGAACATATGGGATGAGCTTGGAAATCCATGCAGAAGAACAATAGTAGGATTATTTCTACAGCCAGCCTCTCGGTAAAAGATGGACAAACCTGCAATCTGCTTTTTTTGATAACGGATGATGTTAAACACCACGCTTCCCTTTTAAGTTAAGAGCTTTTCAACTACAAAGTGACAGCAGAATATTAAATGGCTGAATACATTTGTCATTCCTCTTTCAATAAGGTTGTTTTCGCAAAGATGTTGGTTTTTGTATCAGCAAAAATTCCTTGATATGACTACACTACGGGTCATCTTTTCGTATCAATAGGTAGCTGAGATTAGAAAAAGTACGATTTTTTATACAGAATTTCATCATAGAGCAACAATCAATACGAAAAGAGTCTTCATTAAGAAAGCGAGATCAATTGATAAGTATGAAAAGTGATTAATCAACACAAGCTTTTCCTTGGTACATCTACCTATATATTTATATGAGGATTCAAGGATCAATAGTATACATTAAGTAGGAAAGGGCGTGATCAAGTGGAATGGACTGTGAGGGGAGGGGCAAAATAAACATGGCCCTCTAAATAGAAGGCCATTCGAAATGCAATATTCTAATGTACTTCCTTTTCCAATTCTTCTTGATAG
This DNA window, taken from Bacillus sp. 2205SS5-2, encodes the following:
- a CDS encoding response regulator transcription factor; translation: MISIVIAEDQGMLLGALGSLLNLEEDMEVVGKARDGKEAISLVHRLNPDVCIMDIEMPEKSGLEAAEELKSLDSKVIILTTFARTGYFQRALKAGVSGYLLKDSPSEELASSIRSVMAGKRIYAPELMDDVYSDENPLTDREKEVLELVADGKNTKEIAEELRIKTGTVRNYISTILDKLEVTNRIEAIKQFKEKGWFR
- a CDS encoding alpha/beta fold hydrolase; the encoded protein is MFNIIRYQKKQIAGLSIFYREAGCRNNPTIVLLHGFPSSSHMFRNLIPLLSKQFHVIAPDYPGYGNSAMPSPKTYTYSFHATSLIIEQLVSELGITQFFLYVQDYGGPIGFRIAVRSPQKILGLVIQNAVAHEVGLGPPFDVFKSLWKDRNPQTEEALGYFLTFNFTIRQYLEGARYPNHISPDSYSMDQFFLNRPGNDQVQLEYAYDYRKNIEQYPHWQQYLRQYQPHTLIVWGINDFIFTLAGAYAFQKELCNVEINLLCGGHFILEEQSFTVACLIHQFFRKRGVIY